In Solanum pennellii chromosome 7, SPENNV200, the following are encoded in one genomic region:
- the LOC114078018 gene encoding uncharacterized protein LOC114078018 gives MLAQQKQNKSDFSTAKTPNYRQGKPRIPTCPQYGKNHYGTRRRASIACFNCGSFDPKVKDWRNLNNAPSLKTEGSVHKPPVNPPQTNKGARPRKNQAACASGDNQASGQRGSARAYAMRMSDDQDGQDVVVGKFHLFGLSVFTLVDPGSTHSYIC, from the coding sequence ATGCTAGCACAACAAAAGCAAAACAAATCAGATTTTTCTACAGCTAAAACTCCAAATTATCGTCAAGGCAAACCTCGCATTCCCACTTGTCCGCAATATGGAAAGAATCATTATGGTACTCGTAGGAGAGCCTCTATTGCATGTTTTAATTGTGGGAGCTTTGATCCTAAAGTGAAGGATTGGCGTAATCTTAATAATGCTCCTTCCTTGAAAACTGAAGGTTCAGTTCATAAGCCTCCTGTGAATCCTCCTCAAACGAATAAAGGTGCAAGGCCTAGAAAAAACCAAGCAGCATGTGCAAGTGGAGATAATCAAGCTAGTGGACAAAGGGGTAGTGCACGCGCTTATGCTATGAGGATGAGTGATGATCAAGATGGACAAGACGTGGTTGTCGGTAAATTTCACTTATTTGGCTTAAGTGTGTTTACATTGGTTGATCCTGGTTCTACACATTCCTATATTTGTTGA